In one window of Arctopsyche grandis isolate Sample6627 chromosome 6, ASM5162203v2, whole genome shotgun sequence DNA:
- the pwn gene encoding calcium-binding EGF-like domain-containing protein pawn produces the protein MEDRWSWFRALLFAVVMASCLTPAHQDPYSISQISPNSAIDLEPEAATILETEPTFGSTSTFREDIIEVQPTLNQRVISDDEIRAESTATHQHTIVERSAAPILRDLEKKSRTFDNILSQNKLEDIDDVEIHQNRYYKHIQPTKTQNQATILANKQITPSIMTQEQSLEGSGEARGVLRGRAISPKGPRSMQSATTQTSATSLRYDSMGRQANPDIQDIITGLVKLLNGNVNVQANTQPANGRPLRPQSNRINNRGPPRISDVPPLPPDFDTPGPVGPAQMLPPLPPQPSTKIPPPYPFDRPPAHHDQTPVRPFLNGVPLPEQIVPITNNQNYRPNGFGNGIRPQSPPPWQQRPRPRPPNSNRRPNPNLPMYKPQPQDGHMPSYGNVESFTTIPHVEEPVLKTKPYNEHQDGNQNNDEQNLTEIDETTTLESAEEENNETVNQNQISLPSDGESFVPARDPPTTSTTTENASIEHNITGLKNSSEKTQDPPTKQEVLKDPESNNDKKKQTMTKIEKEKPGMTNKKQEEKMKESEVQSIKNSSQVNEDVAIKDINTSNVVFQTTPILESSMVETNKTNSVRSSTPKPISISSTPTDVLPDIKITKNVSTMSTSALAPTSIINSQPSLPAHQSFPYQPYKPRPGIVIDDTEYRPVGGQGSGPVRRPKPPQRPPPAYGEIFDVTVSAIQGPNGGGSGSATVQIESVNPLTGHPGDIIVSASGDQGFVSIDGKRTYLNLFGDSTPTSVLQPTPVQKTTIAVTGTGYAVPEVENASRPTRPQNQRPPISQGPPRRPHQPPVRIDTCIVGDDSTCDQTQNERCKTESGISSCQCRPGYAKRNHRDPCRKVVAMVFSLRVDRMYDKKITWDGKLVDKDSEPFQQLGYEAVKAVDSAFSMTPYSDEFVSGAVNTIYKGDPTKTGPGVYVNVTVLLEESGETLRSSAGADITRHLLGVIQRRSNNIGASALWVDRPAGSVSKLQDLDECRSSDLNDCHELATCTNVWGSFKCECPSDSRDTWADQPNRAGRHCHTCPSTHCSNRGTCSYRAGQPVCSCTGSYYGSQCEVDGEVVGVAVGASLAALVVILLTLACLVMWSRRWSREQKTAAGMGSPVFGYMTGGVKTPNMGQPPYQVTLEERMRWAQLADVMAQANHYAQPEPSHPGARPTSAMYGAYPTLSMAGTLPPVPMPRMGLHMGASTLHLNNPSGNGNTIGSRANTLSGLGHGFGGFSAMSGNHGTESTSSESDSHAQDRTDLLGSRGFHVPRPKSRSNATNSIANQSGIYYDVDYENAPDPIYGTKGIPLSTYTMNRGQPFYRQ, from the exons ATGGAGGACAGGTGGTCCTGGTTCCGAGCCCTGCTCTTTGCAGTGGTGATGGCTTCCTGCCTTACACcag CTCACCAGGATCCATACTCGATATCGCAAATATCACCCAACTCAGCCATCGATTTGGAGCCGGAAGCTGCCACCATCTTGGAGACGGAGCCCACGTTCGGCAGCACTTCGACCTTCCGCGAAGATATAATAGAAGTACAACCTACCCTAAATCAGAGAGTCATATCTGACGACGAGATCCGCGCCGAAAGTACTGCTACACACCAACACACCATAGTTGAAAGATCGGCAGCTCCCATTCTTCGCGATTTGGAAAAGAAGTCTAGGACATTCGACAACATCCTATCTCAGAACAAATTAGAAGATATCGATGATGTTGAAATCCATCAGAACCGATACTACAAGCATATTCAACCCACCAAGACCCAGAATCAAGCTACGATTTTAGCCAATAAGCAGATAACGCCTTCGATTATGACCCAGGAGCAAAGTTTGGAAGGGTCGGGGGAAGCCAGAGGGGTCCTGAGGGGAAGAGCAATATCCCCGAAGGGACCCCGATCAATGCAGAGTGCGACGACGCAAACTTCTGCTACATCCCTCAGGTATGATTCCATGGGTCGACAGGCCAATCCAGACATCCAGGACATAATAACAGGTCTGGTCAAGTTGTTAAACGGAAACGTGAACGTACAAGCCAATACGCAACCAGCTAACGGCAGACCGTTAAGGCCTCAATCTAACAGAATCAACAACAGAGGCCCTCCTAGGATATCAGACGTGCCTCCTCTGCCACCAGATTTCGACACACCTGGTCCCGTAGGTCCAGCACAGATGTTGCCACCTCTTCCTCCTCAACCTTCAACTAAAATTCCACCGCCTTACCCATTCGACAGACCTCCAGCTCATCATGATCAAACTCCAGTAAGGCCATTCCTAAACGGCGTGCCTCTTCCAGAGCAGATAGTtccaattacaaataaccaaAACTATAGACCAAATGGATTTGGCAACGGAATACGTCCCCAAAGTCCTCCTCCGTGGCAGCAGAGACCCAGACCTAGGCCGCCGAATTCAAACCGAAGACCCAACCCAAATCTTCCCATGTACAAGCCTCAACCGCAAGACGGACACATGCCATCTTACGGTAATGTGGAATCATTCACAACAATACCGCACGTTGAGGAACCAGTGCTGAAAACGAAGCCATACAATGAGCACCAAGATGGAAATCAGAACAACGACGAGCAAAATTTAACGGAAATCGATGAAACCACCACGTTGGAAAGTGCAGAGGAAGAGAATAACGAAAcggttaatcaaaatcaaattagtCTGCCGAGCGACGGTGAAAGTTTTGTTCCAGCTAGAGACCCGCCCACGACTTCCACCACGACCGAAAACGCATCGATCGAACATAACATTACAGGACTTAAAAACAGTTCTGAAAAAACGCAGGACCCTCCAACGAAGCAAGAAGTACTCAAAGACCCAGAGAGTAACAACGATAAAAAGAAACAAACAATGactaaaattgaaaaagaaaaaccaGGCATGACAAATAAGAAacaagaagaaaaaatgaaagaatccgaagtgcaatcaatcaaaaattCTTCACAAGTAAACGAAGACGTCGCCATAAAGGATATAAACACAAGCAATGTCGTTTTTCAAACAACACCAATCTTAGAATCTTCAATGGTAGAAACAAACAAAACTAATTCTGTACGTTCTTCTACGCCTAAGCCTATTAGCATTTCTTCGACACCCACTGATGTCTTACCGGATATTAAGATCACCAAAAATGTCTCGACTATGTCGACAAGCGCACTTGCTCCAACCAGCATAATTAATTCTCAACCAAGTCTTC CTGCACATCAAAGCTTCCCATACCAACCGTACAAACCGAGACCGGGAATAGTAATAGATGATACAGAGTACAGACCAGTCGGAGGACAAGGCAGCGGACCTGTTCGTCGTCCTAAACCTCCTCAGAGGCCTCCGCCCGCTTATGGAGAGATCTTCGACGTGACGGTATCAGCCATTCAAGGTCCCAACGGTGGAGGAAGTGGATCAGCTACAG TACAAATCGAGAGCGTAAATCCACTGACAGGACATCCTGGAGATATCATAGTGTCAGCTTCTGGCGATCAAGGATTTGTGTCCATCGACGGCAAGAGGACTTATCTTAATCTGTTTGGTGATTCGACGCCTACATCTGTCTTGCAACCGACTCCTGTTCAAAAGACCACTATTG CTGTTACCGGTACCGGATATGCAGTACCTGAAGTTGAAAATGCATCGAGGCCTACTAGACCTCAGAATCAAAGGCCACCAATTAGTCAAGGACCTCCTCGTAGACCGCATCAACCTCCCGTTCG aattgaTACGTGCATTGTTGGAGATGATTCAACATGTGATCAAACTCAAAATGAAAGATGCAAAACTGaatctg GCATTTCGAGTTGTCAATGTAGACCAGGATACGCAAAACGCAACCACAGAGACCCGTGCAGAAAAGTAGTAGCCATGGTTTTCAGCTTGAGAGTGGACAGGATGTACGATAAAAAG ATTACATGGGATGGTAAACTTGTTGATAAAGATTCAGAACCATTCCAACAACTCGGCTACGAAGCTGTTAAAGCC GTCGATTCAGCGTTCTCCATGACTCCATATTCAGACGAATTCGTCAGTGGAGCTGTGAATACGATATACAAGGGTGATCCTACCAAAACGGGACCCGGGGTATATGTGAACGTGACTGTGTTACTGGAGGAAAGTGGTGAAACTTTGAGGAGTAGTGCCGGAGCTGATATAACCAGACATCTGCTCGGGGTGATCCAACGTCGGAGCAATAACATCGGGGCTTCGGCTCTGTGGGTCGACCGACCCGCAGGCAGCGTCTCTAAATTGCAAGATTTAGACGAGTGTCGGTCCTCAGATCTGAACGACTGCCATGAACTGGCGACCTGCACGAACGTTTGGGGCTCATTTAA atGCGAATGCCCGAGTGATTCTCGTGACACTTGGGCTGATCAGCCAAACCGAGCTGGTCGCCATTGTCATACTTGTCCTTCAACGCATTGCAGCAACCGAGGCACTTGCTCGTACCGAGCTGGACAGCCAGTTTGCTC ATGTACTGGTTCGTACTATGGATCACAGTGTGAAGTCGACGGCGAAGTGGTTGGAGTTGCTGTTGGTGCTAGTCTCGCAGCACTAGTGGTCATCTTATTGACGTTAGCTTGTCTTGTGATGTGGAG TCGAAGATGGTCTAGAGAACAAAAGACAGCTGCCGGAATGGGATCTCCAGTTTTCGGATACATGACTGGCGGAGTTAAGACTCCCAATATGGGACAACCGCCATATCAG GTAACATTGGAGGAGAGGATGCGTTGGGCACAATTAGCCGACGTAATGGCACAAGCGAATCACTATGCG CAGCCGGAACCTTCACATCCCGGAGCTCGACCTACATCTGCAATGTACGGCGCATACCCAACCTTATCAATGGCTGGAACTCTACCTCCAGTTCCAATGCCGAG GATGGGACTCCACATGGGTGCTTCGACGCTGCATTTAAACAACCCATCTGGTAATGGTAATACAATAGGATCTCGAGCCAACACGCTATCCGGcttgggacatggctttggaggaTTTTCTG caatgtctgGAAATCATGGAACAGAGTCAACCAGCTCCGAATCAGACAGCCACGCTCAAGACAGGACCGATCTGTTGGGATCTCGAGGCTTTCACGTGCCGAGACCCAAATCAAGATCAAATGCTACCAATAGCATAGC